One segment of Thermosynechococcus sp. HN-54 DNA contains the following:
- a CDS encoding type II CAAX endopeptidase family protein yields the protein MSLKRLVLAALSIVVAALITVSLLGSYLEPQTQGQINLFQTNLSLQAREWQGLGDATTRDRLVGNLEAAIQAYEEVLVTPTLQNQPLRLQLGLLYAETGQRDRALTTWQLLINEAEGATRSTAEVLMGLWAEPPQLLPDTEMLIKNTLQGWFRDRALERLYELQQRPDALMALATAEQHRAEAAFYRLALIGTTPLIGSLIGIVLWIVWIYQHLRRRRQANLLPVLTPVTWSWETLWEGMVIWFTLFFAISLVLMPLVRSLIGMGLPLRSAMAQTLYALVSYGMMMVAGLCWLWYFLRPFGKRPWDWLRWQGGLGGALRWGIGGYLAALPLVLASSLISQALLKNQGGGNPLLEIILQSRDYTTFALLYVMVAVMAPFFEEILFRGFFFRSVQSYLPLGTAMGLTGLLFAIAHLNLADLLPLTVLGTVLSYIYWRSQNIGAAMILHGIWNSGSFLGLLLLSGGTEAGF from the coding sequence ATGTCTCTCAAGCGGTTGGTGCTTGCAGCCCTCAGTATTGTGGTCGCTGCTCTAATTACAGTATCGTTGCTCGGCAGTTACTTAGAACCCCAAACCCAAGGACAAATCAACCTGTTTCAAACGAATTTGTCACTGCAAGCCCGAGAATGGCAGGGGCTGGGAGATGCCACAACCCGCGATCGCTTGGTGGGGAATTTAGAAGCTGCCATCCAAGCCTACGAAGAGGTGCTGGTAACCCCCACACTGCAAAATCAACCTCTGCGTCTCCAGTTAGGATTGCTCTATGCTGAAACTGGGCAGCGCGATCGCGCCCTGACAACGTGGCAACTCCTGATCAACGAGGCTGAAGGGGCAACCCGTAGTACCGCAGAAGTGCTGATGGGCTTGTGGGCGGAGCCGCCCCAACTGCTGCCAGATACGGAAATGTTGATTAAAAACACGCTTCAAGGTTGGTTTCGCGATCGCGCCCTCGAGCGCCTCTATGAACTGCAACAGCGACCCGATGCCCTCATGGCCTTGGCCACCGCAGAACAACACCGAGCCGAAGCGGCCTTCTATCGCCTTGCCCTGATTGGCACGACTCCTTTGATAGGAAGTTTGATCGGGATTGTTCTTTGGATTGTCTGGATCTATCAACACCTGCGACGACGCCGACAGGCCAATCTGCTCCCGGTGCTGACCCCCGTGACATGGAGCTGGGAAACCCTGTGGGAAGGCATGGTGATCTGGTTCACTCTTTTCTTTGCCATTAGTTTGGTGCTCATGCCCTTGGTGCGCTCCCTGATTGGCATGGGACTGCCGCTGCGCTCTGCCATGGCCCAAACGCTGTATGCCTTAGTAAGCTACGGGATGATGATGGTTGCTGGCTTGTGCTGGCTGTGGTACTTTCTGCGTCCCTTTGGCAAGCGCCCTTGGGATTGGTTACGTTGGCAGGGGGGGTTGGGGGGTGCCCTGCGTTGGGGTATTGGCGGCTATTTGGCGGCGCTGCCGCTGGTGCTGGCCAGTTCCCTCATCAGTCAAGCCCTTCTCAAAAATCAAGGGGGCGGCAACCCCCTCTTGGAGATTATTTTGCAAAGCCGCGATTACACCACCTTTGCCCTGCTCTATGTCATGGTGGCGGTGATGGCGCCCTTCTTTGAGGAGATTCTCTTTCGGGGGTTCTTCTTTCGGTCGGTGCAATCCTATCTGCCCCTAGGAACCGCCATGGGGCTGACCGGGCTCCTCTTTGCCATTGCCCACCTGAATTTAGCTGATCTGTTGCCCTTAACGGTCTTGGGAACGGTGCTGAGTTACATCTACTGGCGATCGCAAAATATCGGTGCAGCAATGATTCTCCACGGCATCTGGAATAGTGGTTCCTTTTTAGGCTTGCTCCTACTGAGCGGGGGGACGGAAGCGGGGTTCTAA